A stretch of Dietzia lutea DNA encodes these proteins:
- a CDS encoding CNNM domain-containing protein gives MTPTTTLLAADADGGLMSNPWVVLAATVLLITASAFFVAVEFSLISARRHRLEDDAAHSAAARAALRNASELTLLLAGAQLGITLCALALGSITKPAVHHWLTPVFAGWGLPLWTADVIAFILALIIVTFLHLVVGEMAPKSWSITHPEYSATLLSLPMRGFLWLTRPLLLVLNNTANAMLHRLGVEAVDEVAAGQDADSLRELVRHSGEAGTLDDTHQRQLLSALELQELTVGDLLGERDIDEPASPEEMSSVGVDAGPEEIRDTARRTGHLRLLVLEDDTAVGVVHARDAIDVDGDATARELMRPSLSLEHDLTVAEAFRRMREARAHLVVVEQSGGHPGTHVSEVRGVLTLDDVVRRLLPVASA, from the coding sequence ATGACCCCCACCACCACCCTGCTCGCCGCCGACGCCGACGGTGGGCTCATGAGCAACCCCTGGGTCGTCCTGGCGGCGACCGTCCTGCTCATCACGGCGTCCGCCTTCTTCGTGGCCGTCGAGTTCTCGCTCATCTCCGCCCGGCGGCACCGGCTCGAGGACGACGCCGCGCACAGCGCCGCCGCCCGCGCGGCGCTGCGTAACGCGTCCGAGCTGACGCTCCTGCTCGCCGGCGCCCAGCTGGGCATCACGCTGTGCGCGCTGGCGCTGGGCTCCATCACCAAGCCCGCCGTGCACCACTGGCTCACGCCGGTGTTCGCCGGGTGGGGGCTCCCGCTGTGGACCGCCGACGTCATCGCGTTCATCCTGGCGCTCATCATCGTCACGTTCCTGCACCTCGTGGTGGGTGAGATGGCCCCCAAGTCGTGGTCCATCACCCACCCCGAGTACTCGGCCACCCTGTTGTCGCTGCCGATGCGCGGCTTCCTGTGGCTGACCCGCCCGCTGCTGCTGGTGCTCAACAACACCGCCAACGCGATGCTGCACCGCCTGGGCGTCGAGGCCGTGGACGAGGTCGCCGCCGGCCAGGACGCCGACTCGCTGCGTGAGCTCGTCCGGCACTCCGGCGAGGCCGGGACGCTCGACGACACCCACCAGCGGCAGCTGCTCAGCGCCCTCGAGCTGCAGGAACTCACCGTGGGCGATCTGCTCGGCGAGCGCGACATCGACGAGCCCGCCTCCCCCGAGGAGATGTCCTCGGTCGGCGTCGACGCGGGCCCGGAGGAGATCCGCGACACCGCCCGCCGCACCGGCCATCTGCGTCTGCTGGTCCTCGAGGACGACACCGCGGTCGGCGTGGTCCACGCGCGGGACGCGATCGACGTCGACGGCGACGCCACGGCCCGTGAACTCATGCGGCCGAGCCTGTCCCTCGAGCACGATCTGACGGTCGCCGAGGCGTTCCGCCGGATGCGTGAGGCGCGCGCCCACCTCGTCGTCGTCGAACAGTCCGGCGGGCACCCGGGGACCCACGTCTCCGAGGTGCGGGGCGTCCTCACACTCGACGACGTGGTCCGACGCCTCCTGCCCGTCGCCTCCGCCTGA
- a CDS encoding DUF4112 domain-containing protein, producing MTDPHSTPTPRAAQTTPAAQAPAARTGASPVTAGLARVLDDLVRVPGTNYRVGLDPVIGLVPVVGDAVGTVVAAAVFAEAVRNRIPVHLLFRMGWNYFVDAALGVVPFVGDVADAAHKATSKNLRLVDRAIAEGRRVDTDARGYLLRAIGAVGLMLLVLLGLVGLALWGLLTLIGLV from the coding sequence ATGACCGACCCCCACTCGACGCCGACACCCCGCGCCGCGCAGACCACCCCTGCCGCGCAGGCACCCGCCGCCCGTACGGGCGCCTCGCCCGTGACCGCCGGCCTCGCGCGCGTCCTCGACGATCTCGTCCGGGTGCCGGGCACCAACTACCGCGTGGGCCTGGACCCGGTGATCGGACTGGTGCCGGTGGTGGGTGACGCGGTGGGCACGGTCGTCGCCGCGGCCGTGTTCGCCGAGGCCGTGCGCAATCGCATCCCCGTCCACCTGCTGTTCCGTATGGGGTGGAACTACTTCGTCGACGCCGCGCTCGGCGTGGTGCCCTTCGTCGGCGACGTGGCCGACGCCGCGCACAAGGCCACCTCCAAGAACCTGCGGCTCGTGGACCGGGCCATCGCCGAGGGGCGCCGCGTGGACACCGATGCCCGCGGCTACCTGCTGCGGGCGATCGGCGCAGTGGGGCTCATGCTGCTGGTGCTCCTCGGTCTGGTGGGCCTGGCGCTGTGGGGGCTGCTCACGCTCATCGGCCTGGTCTGA
- a CDS encoding penicillin-binding transpeptidase domain-containing protein, which yields MPLTPLRPPLSHSPRPGRDSRASRPRNRRAAGLAAAALAVVMVGSGCAALTGDTGSDELQQFLSALEAGDVAGAAAMTTDPAAAEETLAANIESMGFAPSLSIDTPDGDRRPDRDPVPVEITWDMGVAGGGDGDGGGAGGGEGDDDEGGADPAGGGGEPSPAPRVVTTTGEASTTKVDDQWKVQWAPTILDTRLEPGGYLAFSEILDYDTSVLDRTGAPLLQWTPVTAVTLAADAAGSADAVAALVSTAAPTITGQSIRDGMAEAGDQPYQVVGLRPSDIDPIREQLAAIEGVSLPERGDLIRTDRELRSPVLDGLPNAWLEALQAEGGWRAEIVNPDAEPIELGSAPVGEVEDLVSTVQISVQQAAADAVAGTGLAASIVAIQPSTGGILAVAQNSAADQQGPVSLEGRFPPGSTFKVVTTSAALQSGVLGPDEIVPCPASITVSGRTIPNDSDFALGEVPMETAFARSCNTSQAVISDRLEPTAMKDTAAQLGLGVGFTGPGMSSSWFTGSVPVTERGPARVEASIGQGEVLASPFGLAVMQASVANGGRMILPQVVAGMPAVANDAPEPLPPGIVDTLRRYMEQVVRSGTATAANSIPGLIGKTGTAEVGSGPSHGWFVGSTGDIAVAVLIEGADSSAPAVEMAADFLGAAGQPAPLPAG from the coding sequence ATGCCGCTCACGCCCCTCCGCCCGCCGCTCTCCCACTCGCCGCGGCCCGGCCGCGACTCCCGCGCCTCCCGGCCCCGGAATCGCCGGGCCGCCGGCCTGGCGGCGGCGGCCCTCGCCGTCGTCATGGTCGGGTCCGGCTGCGCGGCGCTGACCGGGGACACCGGCTCCGACGAGCTCCAGCAGTTCCTCTCCGCGCTCGAGGCCGGCGACGTCGCGGGGGCGGCCGCGATGACCACCGACCCGGCCGCCGCGGAGGAGACGCTCGCCGCGAACATCGAGTCGATGGGATTCGCGCCGAGCCTGTCGATCGACACGCCCGACGGTGACCGGCGCCCCGACAGGGACCCCGTGCCAGTGGAGATCACGTGGGATATGGGCGTCGCCGGAGGCGGCGACGGTGACGGTGGCGGCGCCGGCGGCGGTGAGGGTGACGACGACGAGGGCGGCGCCGACCCGGCCGGCGGGGGCGGTGAGCCGTCGCCCGCGCCGCGCGTGGTCACGACCACGGGTGAAGCGTCCACGACCAAGGTGGACGACCAGTGGAAGGTGCAATGGGCGCCGACCATCCTCGACACCCGTCTCGAACCGGGTGGCTACCTGGCGTTCTCCGAGATCCTCGACTACGACACGTCCGTCCTCGACCGGACGGGCGCGCCGCTGCTGCAATGGACTCCGGTCACGGCGGTGACGCTCGCCGCGGACGCCGCCGGGAGCGCCGACGCGGTCGCCGCCCTGGTGAGCACGGCCGCGCCCACGATCACCGGGCAGTCGATCCGCGACGGCATGGCGGAGGCAGGCGACCAGCCGTACCAGGTGGTGGGGCTGCGCCCCAGCGACATCGACCCGATCCGCGAGCAGCTCGCCGCGATCGAAGGGGTGAGCCTTCCCGAGCGCGGCGACCTCATCCGCACCGACCGCGAGCTCCGCTCCCCGGTACTGGACGGGCTCCCGAACGCGTGGCTCGAGGCGCTGCAGGCCGAGGGCGGGTGGCGCGCTGAGATCGTCAATCCCGACGCCGAGCCGATCGAGCTCGGCAGCGCACCGGTCGGGGAGGTCGAGGACCTCGTCTCCACCGTCCAGATCTCCGTGCAGCAGGCGGCGGCGGACGCGGTGGCCGGCACCGGGCTGGCGGCGTCGATCGTCGCGATCCAGCCGTCGACCGGCGGGATCCTGGCCGTGGCGCAGAACTCCGCCGCCGACCAGCAGGGGCCCGTGTCGCTGGAGGGCCGCTTCCCGCCCGGCTCCACGTTCAAGGTGGTCACCACATCCGCCGCGCTGCAGTCCGGCGTCCTGGGCCCCGACGAGATCGTGCCGTGTCCCGCATCGATCACCGTCTCCGGCCGCACGATCCCCAACGACAGCGACTTCGCGCTGGGCGAGGTGCCCATGGAGACCGCGTTCGCCCGCTCCTGCAACACCAGCCAGGCCGTCATCAGCGACCGGCTCGAGCCGACCGCCATGAAGGACACGGCCGCGCAGCTGGGCCTGGGGGTCGGGTTCACCGGCCCGGGGATGAGCTCGTCGTGGTTCACCGGGTCGGTACCCGTCACCGAGCGCGGCCCGGCCCGCGTCGAGGCGTCGATCGGGCAGGGCGAGGTGCTGGCCAGCCCGTTCGGCCTGGCCGTCATGCAGGCCTCGGTCGCGAACGGTGGCCGGATGATCCTGCCGCAGGTCGTCGCGGGAATGCCCGCGGTGGCCAACGACGCCCCCGAGCCGCTGCCGCCGGGCATCGTGGACACCCTGCGCCGGTACATGGAGCAGGTCGTGCGCAGCGGCACCGCGACCGCCGCGAACTCGATCCCGGGGCTGATCGGCAAGACCGGCACCGCCGAGGTCGGCAGCGGCCCGTCGCACGGCTGGTTCGTGGGATCAACCGGCGACATCGCCGTGGCCGTGCTCATCGAGGGTGCCGACTCCTCGGCCCCGGCGGTGGAGATGGCCGCCGACTTCCTCGGCGCCGCAGGGCAACCCGCCCCGCTTCCCGCGGGCTGA